From Scleropages formosus chromosome 1, fSclFor1.1, whole genome shotgun sequence, a single genomic window includes:
- the LOC108924129 gene encoding tau-tubulin kinase 2-like, which produces MSVAGEQPDILSTAALVKERWKVVKKIGGGGFGEIYEALDLQTCASVALKVESAQQPKQVLKMEVAVLKKLQGKEHVCHFLGCGRNERFNYVAMELQGRNLADLRRSMARGTFTVSTTLRLGRQMLRAIESIHSVGFLHRDIKPSNFAMGRFPNTCRTCYMLDFGLARQFTNSYQEVRPPRPIAGFRGTVRYASVNAHKNREMGRHDDLWSLFYMLVEFLVGQLPWRKIKDKEQVGKLKETYDHKLMLKHLPPEFSVFLDHISGLDYYTKPDYQLLMSIFENNMKTYNVLENDPFDWERNGTDGTLAISSTATNPQQHTRLTPAHLGMANASVVPGDLLRENTDEVLQDEQLSDGDNNGPPDRLPLRPQEADVWEDLDRNRSRAQPGARKAATEEEHSQNQGHQSPYTGHSLGSPVRVRSETLPPNRNAPLLRKLRNIHSFELDRRLMLEPKPSTERFLEACLAKHLEGSLQIKEVQQGFPCGGQEEQMWPSNEEVEAGSSKPHSPESPEQGEGAASSGYVAVNLSSGRQDLESAEWVVVNHEQDLEGYQGSRESKASSSPLDKEPEVLQQQGSSPCKEEGISCPSIAPASVSHKEVLERSVTNGGHAEVPVEGVALQLPTSPLSLPEEAVTRTSSPQLLRSPSPHTLLSTLSDPLHQRAPGPRRSQFAEQQQHPQQQGNSGHARSPGQRRLPAIPPGAANAKLPSVIRITRAQLQQLSATLPPSLSCQSASDSELQRPLQEKREDGVQPPASDSDPAHPTGCPPSQPGSPDSAVKCEISKGETEKEKRDRSPVLSPVLSRRHPQSPRSPQQPAFANGHLSPFMDAQADSNGHFPDLRDPEDVAVYPEGFTVPSQCSQEEVDVGSVKTANGPFAPHRDPARRVSRIPILEPSSLLDSPPAGSAKEKLLQKKSQTASPLISSEKRDPSVTLLQDQKSSTSDRSQDVDLGSHSDRQGEDAPSITFSCSLLSRRSKIPRPVAPTPVPGQPAIQFLPHPPPGKPPNRPALDSRLRRCRIRASSASDADLFTCLSQLVQAGGGGPRPRSSALIRASSHGGSRALPGTPPSPHRSSSASPRSSSSLQRSVSSSPSRHEHRGGGTGQGRSRSPPSLSCSPPLRRAYPQEGCCGRQVRSGTFHSPRSKGCSRDSKCSVKLSR; this is translated from the exons ATGAGTGTGGCAGGGGAGCAGCCTGACATCCTGAGCACGGCTGCGCTAGTCAAGGAGAGGTGGAAAGTG GTGAAGAAGATTGGTGGTGGTGGCTTTGGGGAAATCTACGAAGCCTTAGACTTGCAGACCTGTGCCAGCGTAGCACTGAAGGTGGAGTCAGCCCAGCAGCCCAAGCAGGTCCTCAAGATGGAGGTGGCTGTGCTGAAGAAGCTGCAGG GCAAGGAGCATGTGTGCCACTTTCTGGGCTGTGGCCGGAACGAGCGCTTCAACTACGTGGCAATGGAGCTGCAG GGACGGAATCTGGCGGACCTGCGGCGCAGCATGGCACGCGGCACCTTCACAGTCAGCACCACCCTGCGGCTGGGACGACAGATGCTCAGAGCTATTGAGAGCATCCACTCCGTGGGCTTCCTACACCGGGACATCAAACCG TCCAATTTTGCGATGGGCCGGTTCCCCAACACGTGTCGCACCTGCTACATGCTGGACTTCGGATTAGCACGCCAGTTCACCAACTCCTACCAGGAAGTCCGACCT CCACGTCCCATTGCTGGCTTCCGAGGCACCGTCCGCTACGCCTCTGTCAATGCACACAAGAACAGG GAGATGGGTCGCCATGATGACCTTTGGTCACTCTTCTACATGCTGGTGGAATTTCTGGTTGGCCAGCTACCCTGGAGAAAGATCAAGGACAAA GAACAAGTGGGGAAGCTGAAGGAGACCTACGACCACAAGCTGATGCTCAAACACCTGCCTCCAGAATTCAGTGTCTTTTTGGACCACATCAGTGGCCTGGACTACTACACTAAGCCTGACTACCAG CTGTTGATGTCCATCTTTGAGAACAACATGAAAACTTACAACGTGCTGGAGAACGACCCGTTTGATTGGGAAAGGAACGGAACAGACGGCACCCTTGCCATCAGCTCCACAGCAACCAACCCCCAGCAGCACACCCGTCTCACACCAGCACACTTGGG TATGGCCAATGCCTCCGTGGTCCCTGGAGACCTCCTACGGGAGAACACAGACGAGGTGCTGCAGGACGAGCAGTTAAGTGACGGTGACAATAATGGCCCTCCTGACCGGCTACCCCTGCGCCCCCAAGAAGCTGACGTTTGGGAGGATTTGGACCGAAACCGCAGCCGTGCCCAACCAGGAGCCCGTAAG GCAGCCACAGAGGAGGAGCACAGCCAGAACCAAGGTCATCAGAGCCCATACACAGGGCATAGCCTGGGTTCCCCAGTGCGGGTGCGATCCGAGACACTGCCTCCTAATCGAAATGCGCCACTGCTGCGGAAGCTGCGCAACATCCATAGTTTTGAGTTGGATAGGAGGCTGATGCTGGAGCCAAAGCCTAGCACAGAACGCTTCCTGGAGGCCTG CCTAGCAAAGCATCTGGAAGGCTCCTTGCAAATTAAAGAGGTTCAGCAAGGGTTTCCTTGTGGAGGACAAGAGGAGCAGATGTGGCCATCCAATGAGGAGGTGGAAGCAGGCTCCTCAAAGCCTCATTCCCCGGAATCTCCAGAGCAGGGAGAAGGTGCAGCCAGCAGTGGCTATGTGGCTGTAAACCTGAGCTCAGGCCGCCAGGATCTGGAATCAGCTGAGTGGGTGGTGGTCAACCATGAGCAGGACCTGGAGGGCTACCAGGGCAGCAGAGAAAGCAAGGCTTCTAGCAGCCCCTTGGATAAGGAGCCAGaggttctgcagcagcagggatcATCTCCGTGCAAAGAGGAGGGCATTTCCTGTCCCTCTATTGCACCTGCCTCTGTGTCCCACAAGGAGGTGCTGGAGCGATCTGTCACTAATGGCGGTCATGCCGAAGTCCCAGTGGAGGGTGTGGCGCTACAG CTGCCCACCTCTCCTTTATCCCTGCCCGAGGAGGCTGTAACTCGGACATCCAGCCCCCAGCTCCTGCGCTCTCCAAGCCCACACACCCTCCTGAGCACCCTGTCGGACCCCCTGCACCAACGGGCCCCCGGCCCGCGCCGTAGCCAATTtgccgagcagcagcagcacccgcAGCAGCAGGGCAACTCTGGCCACGCGCGATCCCCAGGTCAGCGGAGGCTACCTGCCATTCCCCCAGGTGCTGCCAATGCCAAGCTCCCCTCCGTCATCCGTATCACGCGTGCCCAGCTTCAGCAG CTGAGTGCAACCCTCCCTCCCTCGTTGTCCTGCCAGTCTGCTTCAGACAGTGAGCTACAGCGTCCCCTGCAGGAGAAACGGGAAGATGGCGTTCAGCCCCCGGCCAGTGATTCTGATCCTGCCCATCCCACCGGGTGCCCACCCAGTCAGCCTGGTAGCCCGGATAGCgcagtgaaatgtgaaataagtaAAGGAGAGAcggagaaagaaaagagagacCGGAGTCCTGTGTTGAGCCCAGTATTGTCTCGTAGACATCCTCAGTCCCCCAGGTCACCCCAGCAGCCTGCCTTTGCCAACGGCCACCTCTCACCATTCATGGATGCCCAGGCAGACAGCAATGGGCACTTTCCAGACCTGAGGGACCCAGAGGATGTTGCCGTTTACCCTGAGGGCTTCACTGTACCTAGCCAGTGTTCCCAGGAGGaagtggatgtgggttcagtgaAGACTGCCAATGGGCCCTTTGCTCCACACAGGGACCCAGCGCGCCGAGTAAGCAGAATCCCCATTCTCGAACCCAGCAGCCTTTTGGATTCCCCACCTGCTGGCTCTGCCAAGGAGAAGCTCTTACAGAAGAAATCCCAAACAGCTTCCCCATTGATCTCATCTGAGAAGCGGGACCCCTCAGTCACTCTACTTCAGGATCAGAAGTCCTCCACTTCAGACCGCTCACAGGACGTGGACCTGGGCTCGCACTCAGATCGGCAGGGTGAAGATGCACCTTCTATTACCTTCTCCTGCAGTCTGCTGTCCCGCAGGAGCAAGATCCCACGTCCGGTGGCACCAACCCCCGTGCCGGGGCAGCCTGCTATTCAGTTCCTGCCACACCCGCCCCCTGGAAAACCACCAAATCGCCCTGCATTAGACAGCAG GCTGCGGCGCTGTCGGATCCGAGCAAGCAGTGCCAGTGATGCAGACCTCTTCACATGCCTTTCCCAGCTGGTTCAGGCTGGTGGCGGTGGTCCTCGGCCACGGAGCTCCGCCCTCATCAGAGCATCTTCTCACGGTGGTTCCAGGGCTCTACCTGGCACTCCGCCTTCACCTCATAGGAGCTCCAGTGCATCGCCGCGCAGCTCCTCCTCCCTGCAGCGATCCGTCAGCTCCTCTCCATCCCGCCACGAACACCGGGGTGGCGGCACGGGGCAAGGCCGCAGCCGTTCCCCACCTAGTCTCTCGTGCTCGCCGCCACTCCGCCGTGCCTACCCCCAGGAGGGCTGCTGTGGCCGGCAAGTGCGCTCCGGCACATTTCACTCTCCCCGGAGCAAAGGTTGCAGCCGGGACAGCAAGTGCTCAGTTAAGCTTAGCAGATAG